In Syngnathoides biaculeatus isolate LvHL_M chromosome 5, ASM1980259v1, whole genome shotgun sequence, the following are encoded in one genomic region:
- the LOC133501435 gene encoding beta-2 adrenergic receptor has product MIQFQKQGWILAGGSKLRSSSRYSCERLAQVSPMIDTGPPSMLESAEEAPCTVCCCTLGNKILTVVFMVLLILAILFGNLLTLAVILGTKHFRTPQGYLKASLAAADLVVGAFVVPLSVYAELYLMAGDSAPEWTAYNSHSVSFHPCTLIGPIFAGCTLVSITTIFLMTIERSIAVLKPLHKDSVITRKRTTILIVLSWLGSFFLAVSPLVFSREIVLEYNTCSRMCNYALGTIGEFPSQAWNILLLFPAFDFTLLGGTVAINIISLSSIRQHSKRRKHLAEAECQKASKPTFSDIKAAKTIGTLTVAFTASFTPIAVFVVGNVLGNEWCNFSFFAFWILATNSCCNVIIYSVRDQKFRLCVHKLLLSDANKSCRQS; this is encoded by the exons atgattcaatttcaaaaacaaGGCTGGATACTTGCAGGAGGCAGCAAGCTGAGGTCGTCTTCAAG GTACTCATGTGAGCGTCTGGCCCAGGTTAGTCCAATGATCGACACCGGCCCGCCGAGCATGCTGGAGAGCGCGGAGGAGGCGCCGTGCACTGTGTGCTGCTGCACACTGGGCAACAAGATCCTCACTGTGGTCTTCATGGTGCTGCTGATCCTGGCCATCCTCTTCGGTAACCTGCTGACCCTGGCGGTCATCTTGGGTACTAAGCACTTCAGGACACCGCAGGGCTACCTAAAAGCCTCGCTGGCTGCGGCCGACCTTGTGGTAGGTGCCTTCGTTGTGCCGCTGTCTGTCTACGCTGAGCTCTACCTCATGGCTGGTGATTCTGCGCCCGAGTGGACGGCATACAACTCACATTCAGTGAGCTTCCACCCTTGCACCCTTATCGGACCCATTTTCGCCGGTTGCACACTGGTGTCCATCACCACCATCTTCCTGATGACGATAGAGCGTAGCATTGCTGTGCTGAAGCCGCTGCATAAAGACTCGGTGATCACGCGCAAACGGACCACAATCCTCATAGTGCTATCCTGGCTGGGGAGCTTCTTCCTGGCCGTGTCGCCCCTGGTGTTCAGCCGCGAGATCGTCCTGGAGTACAACACCTGCAGCCGTATGTGCAACTACGCCTTGGGGACCATCGGCGAGTTCCCCTCGCAGGCCTGGAACATCCTGCTCCTCTTCCCAGCCTTTGACTTCACCCttctgggcggcacagtggccaTCAACATCATCTCGCTGTCCAGCATCAGGCAACACTCCAAGCGCAGGAAACACCTGGCAGAGGCCGAATGCCAAAAAGCCAGCAAGCCCACTTTCTCTGACATCAAGGCAGCCAAGACCATCGGGACACTGACGGTGGCCTTTACAGCCTCCTTTACACCCATCGCAGTCTTTGTGGTGGGCAACGTTCTGGGCAATGAGTGGTGCAATTTCTCCTTCTTCGCCTTCTGGATTTTGGCCACCAACAGCTGCTGCAATGTGATTATTTACAGTGTGCGTGACCAGAAGTTCAGACTGTGTGTGCACAAGTTGCTGCTGAGTGACGCCAATAAGAGTTGCAGACAGTcttga
- the plekhf2 gene encoding pleckstrin homology domain-containing family F member 2, whose amino-acid sequence MVDRLANSEANSKRISVVEGCFGAAGQPLAIPGRVLIGEGVLTKLCRKKPKARQFFLFNDILVYGNIVLQKKKYNKQHIIPLESVTIDTVPDEGELRNGWLIKTPTKSFAVYAATATEKSEWMNHIGKCVQELLQKSGKAPAGEHAAVWVPDSEAAVCMRCQKVKFTPVSRRHHCRKCGFVVCGPCSEKKYLLPSQSSKPVRVCQFCYGQLVAGVRSDSVGRPGDFRDASDDDDDDDDSSD is encoded by the coding sequence ATGGTGGACCGCCTGGCCAACAGCGAGGCCAACTCCAAGCGCATCTCGGTGGTGGAGGGCTGCTTCGGGGCGGCGGGCCAGCCCCTGGCCATCCCGGGCCGCGTGCTGATCGGCGAGGGCGTCCTGACCAAGCTGTGCCGCAAGAAGCCCAAGGCCCGGCAGTTCTTCCTGTTCAACGACATCCTGGTGTACGGCAACATCGTGCTGCAGAAGAAGAAGTACAACAAGCAGCACATCATCCCGTTGGAGAGCGTCACCATCGACACGGTGCCCGACGAGGGCGAGCTGCGCAACGGCTGGCTCATCAAGACGCCCACCAAGTCCTTCGCCGTCTACGCCGCCACCGCCACCGAGAAGTCCGAGTGGATGAACCACATCGGCAAGTGCGTCCAAGAGCTGCTCCAGAAGAGCGGCAAGGCGCCGGCCGGCGAGCACGCCGCCGTCTGGGTGCCCGACTCGGAGGCGGCCGTCTGCATGCGCTGCCAGAAGGTCAAGTTCACGCCCGTCAGCCGCCGCCACCACTGCCGCAAGTGCGGCTTCGTGGTGTGCGGGCCCTGCTCCGAGAAGAAGTACCTGCTGCCCAGCCAGTCCTCCAAGCCCGTGCGCGTCTGCCAGTTCTGCTACGGCCAGCTGGTGGCCGGCGTCCGCTCCGACTCGGTCGGGCGCCCCGGGGACTTCCGGGACGCgtcggacgacgacgacgacgacgacgatagCAGCGACTGA
- the wdr73 gene encoding WD repeat-containing protein 73, protein MDESEYDEILDDWFIESLKTYRDLHVYQLEFPTRVIEWTSGKTICVAGYNKSTKNEILELCLPQKLFAEENKGLCAERDFKVLHGGFSSGPVSVLKHVPGTRLIVTNDGLTSDLQVWNLGGHDTDVIAKAASVRGAEGSGGGVKMAARLSPEPEVLHGCRVCDVKLTRLGTGQTLYRLASGREERLTRLLFRSDAVFLAACATGDVLTVDTRTSRPPQVAPAPDSDAWWTDASESGLVRVSASGRAALSDPRNPAGVVRRARLAAGTSRRRPDDVDVSWAPALDGAISLSGFDGTVQIFDTSSWGSEPRDADPLFEHRGHAVCSPRSSVEAEGGAVGVSGHVWHPKESRTLVSAATDASLHVWDWIDAGATR, encoded by the exons ATGGACGAGTCTGAATATGACGAAATTTTGGACGACTGGTTTATTGAATCGTTAAAAAC TTACAGAGACCTTCATGTTTACCAACTGGAGTTTCCCACCCGAGTCATTGAGTGGACATCAGGGAAAA CCATCTGTGTGGCAGGTTACAACAAGTCcaccaaaaatgaaattttggaGCTGTGTTTGCCTCAAAAACTCTTTGCCGAAGAAAATAAG GGTCTGTGCGCCGAGCGGGATTTCAAAGTGCTCCACGGTGGATTTTCCTCGGGCCCCGTCAGTGTCCTCAAACACGTCCCGGGAACGAG GCTGATAGTGACCAACGACGGGCTGACCTCCGACCTGCAGGTGTGGAACCTCGGCGGCCACGACACCG ACGTCATTGCGAAGGCGGCGAGCGTCCGCGGCGCCGAGGGAAGCGGGGGCGGCGTCAAGATGGCCGCACGACTGTCACCGGAACCGGAGGTTCTGCACGGTTGCCGGGTCTGCGACGTCAAGCTGACGCGACTCGGCACGGGACAGACGCTCTACCGGCTCG CGTCGGGCCGCGAGGAGCGTCTGACCCGTCTGCTCTTTCGGAGCGACGCCGTCTTCCTGGCCGCCTGCGCCACCGGCGACGTTCTCACCGTGGACACGCGGACGTCGCGTCCTCCGCAGGTGGCGCCCGCTCCGGATTCCGACGCGTGGTGGACGGACGCCTCCGAGTCCGGGCTGGTCCGCGTGTCGGCGTCCGGGCGGGCGGCGCTGTCGGACCCGAGGAACCCGGCGGGCGTCGTGCGCCGGGCTCGGCTGGCCGCGGGGACGTCGCGTCGCCGCCCCGATGACGTCGACGTGTCGTGGGCGCCGGCGCTGGACGGCGCCATCTCTCTGTCAG gtttCGACGGCACGGTCCAAATCTTCGACACGTCCTCGTGGGGGTCGGAACCCCGCGACGCCGATCCGCTGTTCGAGCACCGCGGCCACGCCGTTTGCTCGCCGCGGTCGTCGGTCGAGGCCGAAGGGGGCGCCGTCGGGGTCAGCGGCCACGTTTGGCATCCCAAAGAGTCCAGGACGCTGGTGTCTGCCGCCACCGACGCGTCCCTGCACGTGTGGGACTGGATCGACGCTGGAGCGACGCGCTAA
- the pdcd7 gene encoding programmed cell death protein 7 has protein sequence MDWTYGSGAPKSHPNPSSYATGRDVPTSYGYEINPNHPPPGFPCAFPSPQPPPMGYFPNVPPPLPTYQPVVQNVNWDAPKTDLRAPSEFFHDSPVDENALQRKQDEQWLGCFLQRRTRKTKEDSRTAQSKSPLDFGGVLRDAARLASRLSESCQKLTGNLGDDSVVWAAAYGDALRLKQDLQNKLSSLTDAFDAKKRHVAKVRERRLKSKRKAEMFRAEREARRAEKESAVDKWRLQQIHRAEEEKKERELQLAADSVLCEVRKKQSDIKRMQDVLRSLEKLRRLRKDAAARRGVGTGEGEDAAFQRQLDGLRRVTKARTLIYTAEEKALTVMLDSVQEEERRALRKDRERRHKHKMDAMLFGEEAPANAALKPFADYYAQAESSLHALLHVRRQWDVFLVPDDHCDGTSIPPGWIVPEPPSHPAWAAALVE, from the coding sequence atggactgGACGTACGGCTCGGGCGCGCCTAAGAGTCACCCGAATCCCAGCAGCTACGCTACCGGCAGAGACGTGCCGACTAGCTACGGCTACGAAATAAACCCCAACCATCCTCCTCCTGGATTCCCCTGCGCTTTCCCCTCTCCGCAACCCCCTCCCATGGGCTACTTCCCCAACGTTCCGCCTCCGCTTCCGACTTACCAACCAGTGGTCCAGAATGTCAACTGGGACGCACCAAAAACTGATTTGCGGGCACCCAGCGAGTTTTTTCACGACTCTCCCGTGGATGAAAATGCTCTCCAGAGGAAGCAGGACGAACAATGGTTAGGTTGTTTCTTACAGCGAAGAACCAGGAAAACTAAAGAAGATTCTCGGACGGCACAGTCGAAATCTCCCCTCGATTTTGGAGGCGTCTTACGTGACGCCGCGCGTCTTGCATCCCGACTGTCCGAATCCTGCCAAAAGCTTACGGGGAACCTCGGCGACGACAGCGTTGTTTGGGCCGCTGCTTACGGGGACGCCTTACGCCTAAAACAGGACCTCCAGAATAAATTATCGAGCCTGACGGACGCTTTTGATGCTAAAAAGCGTCACGTCGCGAAGGTGCGAGAGCGGCGGCTCAAAAGCAAGCGAAAAGCCGAGATGTTCCGAGCCGAGCGGGAGGCGCGGCGAGCCGAGAAGGAGAGCGCCGTCGACAAATGGCGGCTGCAACAGATCCACCGGgcagaggaggagaagaaggagcgcGAGCTGCAACTGGCGGCCGACTCGGTCCTGTGCGAGGTGCGCAAGAAGCAAAGCGATATAAAGCGCATGCAGGACGTCCTGCGCTCGCTGGAGAAGCTGCGGCGCCTGCGCAAGGACGCCGCCGCCCGCCGGGGCGTCGGCACCGGGGAGGGCGAGGACGCGGCGTTCCAGCGCCAACTGGACGGGCTGCGGCGCGTCACCAAGGCCAGGACCCTCATTTACACAGCGGAGGAGAAGGCGCTGACAGTGATGCTGGACAGCGTGCAGGAGGAAGAGCGGCGCGCCCTCAGGAAGGACAGGGAGCGCCGGCACAAGCACAAAATGGACGCCATGCTGTTCGGCGAGGAGGCGCCCGCCAACGCCGCCCTCAAGCCGTTCGCGGACTACTACGCCCAAGCCGAGTCCTCGCTGCACGCTTTGCTTCACGTACGACGCCAGTGGGACGTCTTCCTGGTGCCGGATGATCATTGTGACGGGACGTCGATCCCGCCGGGTTGGATCGTGCCCGAGCCGCCGTCGCACCCTGCCTGGGCAGCCGCTCTGGTGGAATGA